In a genomic window of Theropithecus gelada isolate Dixy chromosome 15, Tgel_1.0, whole genome shotgun sequence:
- the TUBB4B gene encoding tubulin beta-4B chain isoform X7, with translation MREIVHLQAGQCGNQIGAKFWEVISDEHGIDPTGTYHGDSDLQLERINVYYNEATGGKYVPRAVLVDLEPGTMDSVRSGPFGQIFRPDNFVFGQSGAGNNWAKGHYTEGAELVDSVLDVVRKEAESCDCLQGFQLTHSLGGGTGSGMGTLLISKIREEYPDRIMNTFSVVPSPKVSDTVVEPYNATLSVHQLAAVFRGRMSMKEVDEQMLNVQNKNSSYFVEWIPNNVKTAVCDIPPRGLKMSATFIGNSTAIQELFKRISEQFTAMFRRKAFLHWYTGEGMDEMEFTEAESNMNDLVSEYQQYQDATAEEEGEFEEEAEEEVA, from the exons ATGAGGGAAATCGTGCACCTGCAGGCCGGGCAGTGCGGCAACCAAATCGGCGCCAAG TTCTGGGAGGTGATCAGCGATGAGCACGGCATCGACCCCACGGGCACTTACCACGGGGACAGCGACCTGCAGCTGGAGCGCATCAACGTGTACTACAACGAGGCCACCG GCGGCAAGTACGTGCCCCGCGCCGTGCTCGTGGATCTGGAGCCCGGCACCATGGACTCCGTGCGCTCGGGGCCCTTCGGGCAGATCTTCCGGCCGGACAACTTCGTCTTCG GTCAGAGTGGTGCTGGGAACAACTGGGCCAAGGGGCACTACACAGAAGGCGCGGAGCTGGTGGACTCGGTGCTGGATGTTGTGAGGAAGGAGGCTGAGAGCTGTGACTGCCTGCAGGGATTCCAGCTGACCCACTCCCTGGGTGGGGGGACGGGGTCTGGGATGGGTACCCTCCTCATCAGCAAGATCCGGGAGGAGTACCCAGACAGGATCATGAACACGTTCAGTGTGGTGCCTTCGCCCAAGGTGTCAGACACAGTGGTGGAGCCCTACAACGCCACCCTCTCAGTCCACCAGC TTGCTGCCGTGTTCAGGGGCCGCATGTCCATGAAGGAGGTGGACGAGCAAATGCTTAAtgtccaaaacaaaaacagcagctATTTTGTTGAGTGGATCCCCAACAATGTGAAAACAGCTGTCTGTGACATCCCGCCCCGGGGGCTAAAAATGTCCGCCACCTTCATCGGCAACAGCACGGCCATCCAGGAGCTGTTCAAGCGCATCTCCGAGCAGTTCACGGCCATGTTCCGGCGCAAGGCCTTCCTGCACTGGTACACGGGCGAGGGCATGGACGAGATGGAGTTCACCGAGGCTGAGAGCAACATGAACGACCTGGTGTCTGAGTACCAGCAGTACCAGGACGCCACGGCCGAGGAGGAGGGCGAGTtcgaggaggaggctgaggaggaggtggCCTAG